The following proteins are co-located in the Acinetobacter shaoyimingii genome:
- a CDS encoding acyltransferase — protein MSDLDKDHQDHVQAERLLKYREQHKHRLNYMPWLYWSLKAKNRVWAEQWQKEYQQYLMDMETVEIGENCFISPLAHIFAEPGRKISIGDNCFIAADCTLHGPLTIGNEVAINHHCILDGGRVGITIHDQVRIAAYCHMYAFDHGMDLEQPIYKQAVTSKGIEIFEDVWLGAHVGIKDGISIGKQAVIGMNSMVTKDVAEREIVAGNPAKFIRYRH, from the coding sequence ATGAGCGATTTAGACAAAGACCATCAAGATCACGTCCAAGCTGAACGTCTATTAAAATATAGAGAGCAACATAAGCATCGTTTAAATTATATGCCTTGGCTCTATTGGTCGCTCAAAGCTAAAAACCGTGTCTGGGCGGAACAATGGCAAAAAGAATATCAGCAGTATTTGATGGATATGGAAACGGTCGAGATTGGTGAAAATTGCTTTATTTCACCATTGGCGCATATTTTTGCTGAACCTGGTCGTAAGATCAGCATTGGAGACAATTGTTTTATTGCAGCAGATTGTACGTTGCATGGACCATTAACCATTGGTAATGAAGTCGCAATCAATCATCATTGTATTTTAGATGGTGGACGAGTCGGTATTACCATTCATGATCAAGTGCGTATAGCAGCCTATTGTCATATGTATGCTTTTGATCATGGTATGGATTTGGAGCAACCCATTTATAAACAAGCGGTGACTTCAAAAGGCATCGAGATATTTGAAGATGTGTGGTTGGGTGCACATGTTGGGATCAAAGATGGTATTTCTATTGGGAAACAAGCAGTGATTGGCATGAATAGTATGGTCACCAAAGATGTTGCTGAGCGCGAAATTGTGGCGGGTAATCCTGCAAAATTTATCCGATATCGACATTAA
- a CDS encoding universal stress protein, giving the protein MNRVIACIDSSPCINAVADAAAWIAQRTNRELVLLQVLDYYPASYHLGEISGVIGFESNAMLLKELAELEQKQSEIALDYSNNLLRHISETIHEKYGITAAQIQEKGDFLEQSFNNIDEKDFVIIGKVGERSAEKNKSIGGNVENFIRGAKSTVMTVGETFKPPTRFIFAYEDSQTCKDMLERVAKSDILRQLQCHLLYVGDHPEILNIPSQFLKDAGLDVVVEYRYGDVAANILEYQQEHQIQLIVLGAYSRSKVRQFFLGSVTTNIFRNATIPLLVVK; this is encoded by the coding sequence ATGAATCGTGTGATTGCATGTATAGATTCATCTCCATGCATTAATGCCGTTGCAGATGCTGCAGCATGGATTGCGCAGAGAACAAATCGTGAACTTGTGCTTTTACAAGTGTTGGATTATTACCCTGCAAGTTATCATTTAGGTGAAATTAGTGGTGTGATTGGCTTTGAAAGTAATGCAATGTTACTCAAAGAGCTGGCTGAATTGGAACAAAAGCAAAGTGAAATTGCTTTGGATTATAGTAATAATTTATTGCGTCACATCTCTGAAACGATTCATGAAAAATATGGCATTACTGCTGCACAAATTCAGGAAAAAGGGGATTTCTTAGAGCAATCTTTTAATAATATTGATGAAAAAGATTTTGTCATCATCGGCAAAGTTGGCGAGCGATCTGCGGAAAAAAATAAAAGTATAGGCGGTAATGTTGAGAATTTTATTCGCGGTGCCAAGTCTACAGTCATGACTGTTGGAGAAACTTTTAAGCCACCTACACGATTTATTTTTGCATATGAAGACTCACAAACGTGCAAAGACATGCTAGAACGTGTGGCGAAAAGTGATATTTTACGACAGCTCCAATGTCATTTGCTTTATGTTGGTGATCATCCTGAAATTTTAAATATTCCTTCGCAATTTTTAAAAGATGCAGGTCTTGATGTCGTGGTTGAATATCGCTATGGCGATGTTGCCGCCAATATTTTGGAATATCAACAAGAGCATCAGATACAACTCATCGTATTGGGTGCATACAGTCGAAGCAAAGTTCGTCAATTTTTCTTAGGAAGTGTCACAACTAATATTTTCCGAAATGCAACGATACCTTTATTGGTAGTGAAATAA
- a CDS encoding O-methyltransferase: MQQMWSDIDAYIESHLIPEDPILTQTLKNTDEKGFPDHLAVAANQGMLLQMLLQMNKCKRVLELGTFAAYSTMWLARGLPEDGYILTIEGRDTHAALGQENIDNAKLPQTIELKVGRAANILRALPEDFEKFDFIFIDADKQSYPEYLELSLKLSHSGTIIVLDNVIRAGDIMDPENKKPSIEGIRDMYKLMQNHPQLLCSTALQTVGSKGHDGFAIAIVK, encoded by the coding sequence ATGCAACAAATGTGGTCAGACATCGATGCGTATATCGAATCACATCTCATTCCAGAAGATCCAATTCTTACACAAACGTTAAAAAATACGGATGAAAAAGGTTTTCCTGACCATTTAGCTGTTGCTGCCAATCAAGGCATGCTCCTTCAAATGCTTCTTCAAATGAACAAATGTAAGCGAGTGCTTGAGCTTGGGACATTTGCTGCATATAGCACCATGTGGTTAGCACGAGGCTTACCTGAGGATGGATACATCTTAACAATTGAAGGTCGTGACACGCATGCTGCCTTAGGGCAAGAAAATATCGACAATGCCAAACTCCCACAGACCATTGAACTCAAAGTGGGGCGTGCTGCAAATATTTTACGTGCACTCCCTGAAGACTTTGAAAAGTTTGACTTCATTTTTATTGATGCTGACAAGCAAAGCTATCCTGAATATTTAGAACTTAGCCTGAAATTATCGCATTCAGGAACCATTATTGTGTTGGACAATGTCATCCGTGCTGGTGATATCATGGATCCTGAAAATAAAAAACCGAGCATTGAAGGCATTCGTGACATGTATAAGCTCATGCAAAATCATCCACAATTGTTATGCAGCACTGCTTTACAAACGGTCGGAAGTAAAGGACACGATGGTTTTGCAATTGCTATTGTTAAATAG